The window GGAAGGGAGGAAGGGAGGGGAGAGGTGGTTGAGATATTATAGTTGGAAGAATAAGAAGGGAAGTGGTGAGAAATGGACATATATTGTGCCTTGTTATGAGTTGGCATTTGGCATTAccatatgatattttatttactcaaATAAAAGCTTTtccattaaaataatatcttttttctttctaaattgaTAGTAACATTTTACCACTCTCATATAATCAGCCTTGGAAAATATACCTAAATCCTCTTAAATTTAATCcttaaatcaatatataataatactttttcatgctatataatataataaatatgtttgtacgagctttcaaacaaatatattttgtgaatttatgtttattatggtctttgattatttgatttttttcaaatattgttgGAAGAATATATCTTTAATTGTGTCAGTTGTGACTTATTTAGTCATTTttgacataaatttcaacataatTAAAAGGACAAATTTTAAGGGTATATTTTGTCATATAGTTTGACAGTTTGTAATGAGAATCATCAAAATAGTACGAAATAAATATAGTGATAGGAAACACAACATAACTTTTCCACTTAAAACGGCGTTGTATGATTATTACGGATCTTACGAAGATTCCCCTCATGGGTTGTGTTAGTGGTAAAGGGAATATCTGTGGGCCGGGCCGGCTGCCAAATTGTCATCTCatctttttggatttttctctctttttcttttctttttcaataaaatattgtcttttaataaatcaatcTAAAAACACAATTACATATTTtcgtttttataaattatttaagtttatatttttatattaataaaagaacaatCTTCTTTATATCTCGCACACCACTCGTCAATgcttttcttaatataaaaaatgcgagcaaaagatgaaaaaaaaaagcatatataACTATGAAGATGaagtaaaatgaaaagcaCAAATACAAGTGAATTAgtaatataaacaattttgtacAAGTTTGAGAGTTACATAGATGTAAAAATTTGAACCActtaccttttatatttatatatataaagtagtTGATATGTATGTGAAtgttatcaattaaattttgaatgattaaataAAGAGTTGTAATTACAGGCATAAAGGTTAGGCACATAGCACAGCTAGGATGACTTGGAAGGTGGGACAGTTTGGAGAAACTTTGCTTTGCAACCACCAAAAAAAACAGAGATGATCTATGTAATTGTCAATGAAAAACAACCAAACCAACAAGGGGTCTTTGACAATGCCCTCCTCTTCAATTGTCCCATTCTTCTCAACCCCCTACCCCAACCCAATTTAGGTTTGCATTATGAATTATGTAATCAATTGAAGTGATTCAAAAACTAATGTAATTCATTGTTGATATAATTGATGTAAAAGACATCGTGGACTCTAAATTTCCTGAAGAGGAAAAGGTAGTGCCTAAAGAATGGAGGAATGAGCTATAAACCAAGTCTAAAAAAGCCCTCGGAGATTATCCCATCCAAGCCTTTCCGTTTCAACCCCATGAAATCCAAAAGAACAAACATGTTCCTAAAGGGTTTAGAGCAATGAACTCTACAAATACATCCTAAAGACTTTTTGATAAGTGAGTGAAATCTAATTAGTACGAGtttaacactttttttctaagatttctcaaataattctctacataattcaaatatgaatagaggtaaattagatatataaaatatgaatagaGGTAAATtcgatatatatatgtatagtattatatatgatggtaatggaaaatgaaagaaggtatatatatatatatattagtcaTTGCAAATGCCAAAACACTTTTTAGGAACAGTATTGGTACATCTATGTACTTTAGCTTTCCCTTCAACCTTCAGTTTCTTAAGCTCTCTTTTAGCTTCAATGGATGCCTTCTTTGATTCAACTGCCTTATGAGTCTCTGcctctttgttttttactttctcCATCCCTCTCAGTCTCAGTTTCACCAAATCAGCCTTTGCTTCcaaattaattcattaattaactccatatgtaattttaaattcaataactcaaaatcaaaagaaattatttacatcTATCTTCTTCACTTCAGCTTCCAAAGCAGCTTTCTTTGAGTTCTTCCATGCCTCTGTGGAAGCTAACCTTCTTTCAGCTCTGCACAAACTCATTCAAACACTTCACCTCATAAactataaactttttattatttttctgtttctatttggaaattttggatttagttAATTCTCCATTTGGTAAGAAACTTAAATCTGGTGAACATACGTTTTCCAATGTGctttcaaacaaaagttttgaCGTTTCAagtgtttttagatttttatactactaattttttttaattaattaaatatgttatcaaattcattttaattaattatttaagttaaaatctAATTCTACCAAAACACATATAATTATTGTcttcaaaattacaatttggatttaaaaaaatcagaattttaaattaattgaataaatcCTAacctttaaacttttaatttcctgtctaaaataatttgtaataatataaaagatgtggtattctttttttttaaagaacttggagaataaattttttttcgttAAATGATGTATGTATCTTATGTATGacagattataatattttttataatagttACCAAAGtattaaatttcaatcaatattttcacGTTTCTATGTATTCGATATCGATGTGAGAGACGAATCAATGTTTCAATTAAAgacatgtttatttatttgaaaaaatatttatttactaatttaaattaatgtttaaaatttttcaaaaatattcatcgaaattaatattttattaatatatccATCAAATTTTGGGTAGAATTAAGTGTTTGATATTTCATCAACATCGATATTTTAAATCTAGAAAATGACTTAAAAAATTGGTTTAGTTAATTgatgaaagttgaaattatgaaaagataatattaaaattgaaagagagagaacttACTTATTATCTGCTTTGATCTTTTCTCTATCTTCCCAAACCTGAATTTTTATTTCGATCTTCCTTCTATCAGTTGCACTCGCCGGTGTCTCCGCTACCATTTTAAACACGAtagttattaatttctaaattttattttgaattacatcaaataaatagttttatatattcttttttaaaaaattatgtgtcCATGCAAGaaaattatgttaataaacatgaagaaagtaaaagaaaaaacttacaCATTTTGTGAGATATAGTAAAACAACAATccgaaaataaaagaattttgtgttctttgataaatccaaaaaataacaaatatatttatgtgttctttgtgttttggatttgtatttaaacttttttgcTTGCAAATATGGAAATTTTGGTATCTATTTATCTTGTAAATTATGATTAGAAGGAtccataatataataataattaaatgcattattattattattatatatatgtaatagttttaatacattaataaatgttttgtaGTATTTAGTTATGTTTTGCATGCTCACCTTAATccacatttaattttaaaccaGGCCGTTATgctttgaaattaattatttgcaatGTTTAcgatttttgtcatttatatataaaaaggttGACAATGGGTTTTTCTTATCTTAATGTTTATATTCTTTCCATTCAAATTCTTGTATcaaattgattcaaattttatccatatattattcaattcgttcattgtttctctttaattaaagGATTTTCtgaattaacaaataaataaataaacaagtaagatatccaaaaattaaactcatttATTGTTAATGTCTTGGAatgatttacatttttctataattgttaaattatttgtcaaattttagaaacaaaaataacattttgaaaactatatatatatgtaacaaaaagaaagttattgcaattttgatttattatttttaacaagCATGTGATTATCCGatcttctaaattttattatcaatGCTATtacaatacttttttttttttttttatcaatttaaaggtttgtttgtaaaagaaaagttttttatgaaactctttttcatttaaatcattttctataaaatttgtttaaaatacattattgttaaacattaaaataacttatttttaaaactaaaaacttatatataatatgtattgtaaataaaccaaaaacaatttatttaaattcatagCCAAATTCGTATaaaaactttagaaaattacattttcttaattttgaaattttttatttaccttttgaaaatatatggGTATAAAATAGATAATGAAATTTAAGATCTTACAAGtgacatatttaattataagcTAAAAATGAAAGGcttataaattcaatttagattttcaatatttttgtttatttcaaggAAAAGTTAAGGTGAATTAATTTGGTGCAcgaacaaataattaatttataaatagaataattttaaattttatagtcTATCtatgttatttataataaaatctatataATCGATAAaccattttaatattttataatctaaTTGACAACTTCTAGGATCActaacaaacaatttttttttatcattgtaCAATGTCTGGCCTAACAAACAATCATTTTCTTGTATATTATTGTTAAGGATCAAATTACCTTCATGACCATTAATATGTCTATTTGtgataatgtattttttaattacagacaaacttatttctttacgttttattgataataatatatatatcgcATAGACAATGTATTGGTTAGATGTGATTGATACACTTTCTTTAGTCTTATCGACATGGTAATATCTATGTAGGTAATTGtagataaatatattaaatatcataatGGTGTAAACACAAGTTTGATGTCGTCAATAATATAGAGCATTTTGTCTTTATATTGATAAGATATACGAGTAACATATCTCAACAATTGTTAGAAAACgacaaaagatatatatatataactttaattttgttatcttGATACAATATATAGAAGGTAGGTTTAATTGTCGCGACACCCCATGACACTATGTGTGACATTGTAAGGTAGAGAGGGTCTTAATTCGTGAAAAGAGCATGTCGCCTTGACACTTCGAAATTGTCATGCACATGAACGTTTGTTAGCGCTGCAATGTTGTCCCAACACTACGATgctatatgaaattttataaatactattttccACCGTCAAGTTAAAAGATACCTGATTCGAGGTGATTTGCTATTGTTTTCTCCCCTATTTTCTAATATCTTTCAATCAGTTTAAGTCCTCAAAAAACTTTTCATCATCCGACATGTGGATGAGAAGCTAAGGTACTTGTTCTAACTTGTGTTTCTAGAAATCTCCCTTTATTTCTTTGAATTCGTAAGAGTAAACTTAGTTATATTGTAAGTTTGGTTTCAATTTCGTTATTGAATGAATCTTTGTTATATGTTCGAATGCATGAGAAATGTATGACTTTCGCTTTCAATTGGATCTTTGACTCGTGAATTTTTTTACAAGATTTAGTTAGAAGCAACAAATTAGGTTAGCTTGTTATTCTATTAGATGAGCATTGTTCTAGCCAATCTAAGATGGTACCTAATGAATGTTTAATTAGACGCTTGAAATTGGTCATTCCGCCCAAAAATCTCTTGAACTTAAATGCAATTGAAAAAATTCAGTTATCTGTTTGCTTTTTCATCTTGttgaattaaaacaattagaatTTCGACAACAATTTAGTTATCTTCTTTAACTAAAATGGTCAGATGAAAAAATGTtacaataattgaaagaaCAACTTTTCTAGATTGGGAGAGATTGGTATAACCCAAGCTAGGATTTCGTTAATTGAATCacatttacaattttctttgttgttgcATGAGATTTTGCTTGCTTGCAATTCTAAACAACTTCCAAACCCCATTTTTGGTTACCTCAATTAGAAAACtagtttgtttgaaaaattagcGTGCTCCCTGAGTTCGACTTTGATAACTTATTTGACACATATTTGGACAATGAAATCCATCAgtcaattattaataaaattaataccACAATTGTTTCTCTAACTTATTTATATCgttaattaaatcaaagatAGAAACTCTACCAACAACAGTTTATTCACTAAACATCTATTTTTACTTGAAGATTAAGAGGtttcatatattcaaaattttcactcctatttgtactaaaaaaataataacatatcCCATAGGCATATCTCatgaacataaaaaaaagagtaaataaatgtcatatttacaaatactttataattgcgctatattttaaacatgCATTCATGATCAACTACTTTAAAAGTGAGTGTTGAGataattttaccttttttttaaaaaaaagtaattatttatgtaaagaaaaagatggctatcattttgttaaaaaaaaataatgaaaaaacaaaagttgatatctttatttgattttttgaatgtataaaaatgtaaacttctgttttcttttaattttctttcaattatttttagaatagaTTTAAGTTCGACATGTCGAACGGTGGGAAGTGAAGGCGAGCTGGGTGTGGAGAAACAGAAACGACAATCGACAAGTCTCGAGAGCTGCTTTGTGTTTCAGTTCATGTTACCTTGCCCTAGCAATCAAGTGGCATCTCTTCTCCTCCTCCACTCTCTCTTCCATTCAATCTGAAGAAGGAACTTTCATCTTGTTTTCAAGCGTTCTCTACAAAATCGTAAAACCCCAGATAAGTTTTCATTTCAACTTCAGATTTTCCGATGTTacatagaaattcaaagtgCACATTCCTTCTCAAATGAAAATCTTCTGTTGGGATTCGTAACCTATTGCAAGATTCGGGGTGTTCATGGTAAATGGGTGCCTCCCAATTTGGGGATACAAACGCTTCGGCGATTTCCCACTTGCCTATTTTTGCTCTGTTATTCGATTACTTGTTTTGTATAAGTTTTGTGAGTCTTTAGCGATAATGGGTGTCAATCATGAACTCTTTATCGCTTGTGAGTTCGCGGATAGTCTGCAGattattttcaacttcttttattGTGCGTCGAACAATTTGGAATCGGAACTTCTGCAGTGACGATcggtttcaattttttgtggAACCCTTTAGTTACTTGGCTGATGGGAACTCAGATTCTTTTGAGACTGATAGTCGTAGATGGGatgatttttcatttagaaGGAGTTTTCTAAAGGATGCGAAAATTGATGCTGAGAAAGTTATTGAAATTCTTAAACAGGATGGCCCTGGATTTGACACATTTTTGGCTTTAGATGAACTTCAATTAAAGGTCTCAGGGGTGCTTGTTGGAGAAGTTCTGAAGgggattttgaaaagtaaaagtgTTCTAAACAAAACTCAGTGTGCAAAATTGGGGTACAAGTTTTTCATATGGAGCGGTAGGATTGAGAATTATAGACACACTGTGAATTCATATCATATAATCATGAAAATATTTGCCGAGTGTGAGGAGTTCAAGGCTATGTGGAGGGTACTAGACGAGATGACTGAGAAAGGGTACCCTGTTACTGCAAGGACATTTATGATATTGATATGTACTTGTGGTGAGGCAGGCTTGGCTAAGAGAGTTGTTGAGAGGTTTATCAAATCAAAAACATTCAATTTCAGGCCGTATAAACATTCTTACAATGCCATTCTTCATGGACTAGTTATTGTAAAACAGTACAAGTTGATTGGATGGGTGTATGATCAAATGCTGCTTGATGATCATAGCCCAGACATTCTTACATATaatgttttattgttttcaagcTGCAAATTGGGGAAATTGGATCAGTTTCACAGATTGCTTGATGAAATGGCCAGGAAAGGGTTTTCCCCTGATTTTCATACTTATAACATTCTTCTTTATGTTCTTGGCAAAGGAGACAAACCCCTTGCAGCTCTAAATCTTTTGAACCACATGAGGGAAGTGGGCTTTGGTCCCAACGTTCTTCACTTCACAACGCTTATAAATGGACTTAGTCGGGCTGGAAATTTGGATGcttgcaaatatttttttgatgaACTAGGAAACAATGGTTGCATTCCTGATGTTGTTTGCTACACTGTGATGATCACAAGCTTTACAGAGGCTGGGCAGCACGAGAAAGCTAGGGCATTTTTTGATGAGATGATAATGAAGGGCCAGCTTCCTAATGTGTTTACGTACAACTCCATGATTCGTGGTTTTTGTATGGTGGGTAAGTTCAAGGAAGCTTACTCTATGCTCTCTGAAATGGAATCCCGAGGTTGCAGACCAAATTTTCTTGTATATAGTACCCTTGTAAGTTATTTGCGAAATGCAGGCAAGCTTGGCGAGGCTCACAAAGTTATAAAGCAAATGGTTGAGAATGGGCAATATGCCCATTTAATGACAAAATTCAAGGGATATAGGAGATGCTAGATCATTAGGATGACTCTTTGTAATTCGAGATTATTGATTAGTAACCAAATGAGAGATTCAAGAGGCTGATTTCCAGTCTCCTGATACTAAAATTATCATCCAGATGATACAAGGATGTAGCGGCAACGATTATTCCATAGTGAAACTTAGTCTCTGTCTTGTTAACTTTGTGGATTCTTTTCTGTTCCTGAAGTTCTTCCCTCCTTTATCGTTTTAggcttaaaataaaatgtttcaagttgattCTTTTACAAACACGAGATTTGGACTGAATGGAAACGTTGATGCTTGTTAATCATGTAACATGTCTACGACTTAAATGGAGGAATGAACTTAATCTAACTAATAGTTTTAGGGTTGAATTGAGACGTACAATAGCTTGAGGCACAGTTCAAATATTAGTGGCATAGTCTCTCTTTTATGACTTTTTGTCTGTCTTTATAAAATGCGCATATCTACTTATGAAACTGGCTGATTCTCATCAGCATCAAAATGGCAATCCTTATgctctttttctatttattctttgtgaatgttgaaaatgaagttttatATAGCTTTTATGGTTGTAAACAGAAGATGGAACACTGTGTTTTTTGGTGCTGCTGCTTTAGTATTCCAGTGTATAATCTCTAAAGCTTGAATACTCAGACCAACTGAAACCATTTTCCCGTCACAGTAAGCACAGCTCATCATCTATCCCTTAGGTCAGAGATTTGGATCTTCATATCCCCACTTGATGTACAAGAAAACAATCTCCAGTTCTGACCATTTTCTTCACCAATGCTACTACAATGGATCCCCGTTGATCAAAATGCCACCTGCTTTTTTCTACTTTGATTAGTCATCAGCCATTGTTAGAACCTGCCATCTGATACAAAAATTATACACATCATCTTTAAGCCTTGATTCATGCTATTGCTAATTTATTCTCTATGATCTATAGCTTTATAGTTCCCTTAAAAAGTTCTATAAATCTGTATATTTGTGCTTTGTgcaacttcttcttttttctcaccCCTTGAATTTGACCGTAGATTGCCTACTTTCAAAATGgcttcatatatattttaactctgatatttccaaatttttagCTCCTAAGTTCTGAATTTGTATGTACCTTTGACAATTTGGATCTCATGTTTCAAGTCTTAAGATCTATACTTTGAACTGCCACCAACTTCTTAGGttctaaaatgttaaattataattcttaaattaattaatagtcaTTAACACTAAACATGAAAAAGTTTATTGAAAAATCGATGttgaaattgtaaattttgaaacctaACTCgagacaaaattgaaattaaacttaaaatttagtGTTAATGACTATTAAGATTACAACATTTTGATACGGAGACTCTAagaactaaatttgaaatttgaaaattaaatcagCAAGGAAACTTATAAACCAAaacttttgtgttttttttttccaaaataaattaattgaaaagatatatttCTTTGTATTGTTGTCATTATCGAACTTAactttgtttcaattattaatgCAATAACTATTAAGGTGATGAAAGTTTTctcaataaattatataattaagatTCCTGTTTAATAAGattgaattattaattaaagttcCAAACTCtctcttaaaattaattgaagaattagtTCACAAAAACCCAATGTATTGACATTACAACTTCACTTTAATTCTCacaattaatttgtaattaactATACTACATCAACAATTAATTTCAACCCATTCTCTCCCAATTAGAATTAGATGTGGTTTACAATTATGTtctcaaaatacaaaacaaaacaaaaaagttttttcaaCTCTCCCAATAAACAGTACATAAgctttttaataattgtatctaaaatttaacatGTGATTGAAGTTTACCATTTACAGctattcaattaaatttatgaacatttttaaaataacaaaataaattaaaacatttacgagttatagtaaaattttagattctatcaaaaagtatattaatGTTATTGATATCTATCCATGTCTAGTATTAATAGAATATGaacattttcatatatcaGCTAcaagtttttaataaattgacCGGTGattaaagtttataatttttttaattaaattttatgaaaattgcaACACTAAGATAATTTACAATTGAGTTATTTTTAGAAtctttttaaatgatcaaGTTCGAATGAGATTTTAATATGAGTTTTATTCTAGTACATAGAAAATAAGGATcatcattttttgaaaaagaaaagaaaattaatatttaattattcaaaagtATATCACAAGCAAACAGACATCTcaccaaaacaagaaaatcttaaatttaaatttataattcacAAACACAACACTTTTTAACACATAtaacgattttttaaaaattagaaaaatttgacaaattatttaaactccatataacaaaatgattgagagaaaaaaaaattacaattgatttttctatgaataaatattattctatttttttacaatttttctataaaactAATTCTAAACATTATATTCctctttaaattcaaataaatcatCCTTGGTTAGGTAACggggaaagaaaatgaacttcTCAAGCAAGTTCCCCGGCTAATAAGtcattgacttttttttatatatgtttagttAATGAATACATAGAGACAAACTTGTGTTTTAATTGATAACGATAGGAAATAAATAGATATCGAAAAGGTATCATATggcaatttattttttttaatatgtgtgGGAAAATGGAGTTTGGATATAGGTGTAACCTATGCTACAAAAGTACTATTTTATACATCAAAATTCAATCTTCGAGatgaaattaaactaaattaaactaatgtTTAATCACAAATTAGTCATTGTGGTAAAATAGAGGATAGTTTTTGTTTAGcaatatacaaatttttagAGTTACTATTCCCAAAGAACGATGGAATCATCAAGATATTGTTATTTCtgtgaaaaaattattaaaatattgatatggatataaaagattacaaaaagaaataaatttaaaatagttagtaaacattttattattttcaaagaaGTGAATGTATCCactatttatattatatttttttgttagtgacaatttgattttgtatagaTTTTTGTCCcattataataaaagtatGGATCACCTAAATTTAATACCTATGATTATTAGACACGTCTAGGAGAGTAAATATATGTAAAGTTGTAATTTTGAGAATGGAAAAGggtatttatcattattatatatatgatttacaTCAAAGTTCTTAATTCAATATATGATTTACATCCCACCTCATCGAACCCCACATTCTCTAATCTCGCatctaaaaaattcaaaattacagTCTCTGACCTCTCCGGACGACGGTGGCGGCGATGGTGGTGGGTCTGTAAAGCCAGAATGTGGGGAATGAAGAATGAGTGAGTGAAGTACGAAAGagttaaagatattttaaaatgagagAAGGCTCTGGCGGTAGTTTCCGCAACAGGTTTTCCCATTACGCCTTTTTTCCCGATCATATATTCAAGCCGTTTATCAAATCTCCGGCCACTTTCTCTCtgttgttcttgttcttctctctcttccttctcGCCGGCGTCTTCCTCTCCACGCGCCTCCTTCATTCCTCTGTAAgtctctgtttttcttcttttttttttcctattgttactaaataaatcattttattaatttttttaaaaaaatatttatcctaAAAGTAAAGAAACCGACATGTCGTCTTGTGGTGCCGTGACATTTGGATTGGCCGAACTGTCGGCTCTATATTTTTCCTTGGAACAATAAGGCTCTCTATTTTTCGGACGCTTGTTCCTCCTTTATTTTTACGTTTTTGCCACGCGTCTTCTCTACaccaatttataatttgagttCATAAATAATTGCTTCCatttaaattatgataatatatttggaaattttattttcaatcaattaaatttataacgttttcattaattatgattaccttttttttgaaattattcaTGGATCGGTTCTCAAATTTGTATAGATTTTTTCAAACGTGGATTTTACAAAAGGATCCAATAAAATGGGTGAAAGATTGGAATagaaaactttaataaataatctGGATTTATTCACTACgaaagtttaagaattttatttatataactaTTAAGTGTGTGTTCTTCTAAACGAAATATAAGATATAGTGTATGAGGTAAAAGTaaccataattttttattaaaaaaaaaaaacatctatGTATTATGATTTAAGACATcacctttatatatataaaataatatagaaagaacaaaaaaaagttaacactatatttgaaaagtagGTATGTTTTTTTGTAGGTTTCATATTCTGGGTCTTCCACAAACacttaaaattgaaagctaCTTTTGTGGAGTATAAATTGGTTTAAGTTTTTGTTGCATAAACAGAATGGATGATTTCGaagtcaaattaaaaatagtatGAAACATATAGTTAAAATTTTCCCAGAGATGAGGGATACCGTTAAATTTGTCGGCAGAGagatttattgaaagttcGTTGGATCTGATTTTATTTCAGACGACAGCGTACAATTTAACCATAAAAGGGAGCGGCAAATCCCAATACTATCCTACCAACACTTCCCAAGTCCCACATAACCCAAACCACCAACCACGACGACCACAAGTCGAATTCACACTCCATTGTGCGTCCTTCAATAACATCACACCAGGAGCCTGCCCTGCCCACTACCCCACCAATTGGACTACTGACGAAGATCAGAACCCTCCGTCTTCTTCATCCGCGTG of the Cucumis sativus cultivar 9930 chromosome 3, Cucumber_9930_V3, whole genome shotgun sequence genome contains:
- the LOC101213031 gene encoding pentatricopeptide repeat-containing protein At1g55630, which gives rise to MNSLSLVSSRIVCRLFSTSFIVRRTIWNRNFCSDDRFQFFVEPFSYLADGNSDSFETDSRRWDDFSFRRSFLKDAKIDAEKVIEILKQDGPGFDTFLALDELQLKVSGVLVGEVLKGILKSKSVLNKTQCAKLGYKFFIWSGRIENYRHTVNSYHIIMKIFAECEEFKAMWRVLDEMTEKGYPVTARTFMILICTCGEAGLAKRVVERFIKSKTFNFRPYKHSYNAILHGLVIVKQYKLIGWVYDQMLLDDHSPDILTYNVLLFSSCKLGKLDQFHRLLDEMARKGFSPDFHTYNILLYVLGKGDKPLAALNLLNHMREVGFGPNVLHFTTLINGLSRAGNLDACKYFFDELGNNGCIPDVVCYTVMITSFTEAGQHEKARAFFDEMIMKGQLPNVFTYNSMIRGFCMVGKFKEAYSMLSEMESRGCRPNFLVYSTLVSYLRNAGKLGEAHKVIKQMVENGQYAHLMTKFKGYRRC